In a genomic window of Myotis daubentonii chromosome 18, mMyoDau2.1, whole genome shotgun sequence:
- the CTXND2 gene encoding cortexin domain containing 2 has translation MDDSSLSSTIDVDKGFAIAFVVLLFLFLIVMIVRCVKLVKNPYEASSHENHL, from the coding sequence ATGGATGACTCAAGCCTGTCCAGCACTATTGACGTAGACAAAGGCTTTGCCATTGCCTTTGttgttcttctgtttcttttcctaATAGTGATGATTGTTCGATGTGTCAAGTTGGTGAAGAATCCCTATGAGGCCAGTTCACATGAGAACCATCTCTGA